In Haladaptatus sp. QDMS2, a single window of DNA contains:
- a CDS encoding ABC transporter ATP-binding protein, translating to MLSVAMGADPPPQSNPSEVNRVAHNQRSRTASRTSGDTILELRDVTVQFDMDRGQSRVLDSVSMDIYREEILGIVGESGSGKSMLAAALLDAVVAPGMVEGDITYYPRNGDPVDVLNLRKDELKKLRWNEISMVFQGAMSSFNPTMKIRGHFEETIHAHRASYGERMEHAYQLLSDLYLDPERVMDAYPHELSGGMKQRALIALSLLLEPEVLVMDEPTAALDLLMQRSILTLLADLQENYDLTVVFITHDLPLVAGLADRLGVMYAFDFVEYGPSADVVEKAAHPYTRALLRSVPSVDSSLDEMRPIEGEAPDPVNVPSGCSYHPRCPLADDHCVQNDPPFGDVGADHEAACFYPTESRESIEYSLLTDVEGVQNP from the coding sequence ATGTTGTCAGTGGCCATGGGTGCCGACCCGCCGCCACAGTCGAATCCGTCCGAGGTGAATCGAGTGGCGCATAACCAGCGGTCGCGGACGGCGAGTCGCACGTCAGGGGATACCATCCTCGAACTGCGCGATGTGACGGTGCAGTTCGACATGGACCGTGGGCAATCGCGCGTCCTCGACAGCGTGAGCATGGACATCTATCGGGAGGAGATTCTCGGTATCGTCGGCGAGTCGGGGTCGGGGAAGTCGATGCTCGCCGCCGCCCTGTTAGACGCCGTCGTCGCACCCGGGATGGTGGAGGGAGACATCACCTACTACCCGCGAAACGGCGACCCGGTGGACGTGCTCAACCTTCGCAAAGACGAGTTGAAGAAGCTCCGATGGAACGAAATCTCGATGGTGTTCCAGGGGGCGATGAGTTCGTTCAATCCGACGATGAAGATTCGCGGCCACTTTGAGGAGACGATTCACGCCCATCGGGCGAGCTACGGAGAGCGGATGGAACACGCCTATCAGCTCCTCTCAGACCTCTATCTCGACCCGGAGCGCGTGATGGACGCCTACCCACACGAACTCTCGGGTGGGATGAAACAGCGGGCGCTCATCGCCCTCAGCCTGCTGCTCGAACCTGAGGTGCTGGTGATGGACGAACCCACCGCCGCTCTCGACCTGCTCATGCAGCGGTCGATTCTCACCCTGCTCGCAGACCTCCAGGAGAACTACGACCTCACCGTCGTGTTCATCACCCACGACCTGCCGCTTGTCGCGGGGCTGGCAGACCGCCTCGGCGTGATGTACGCCTTCGACTTCGTGGAGTACGGACCTTCCGCAGACGTCGTCGAGAAGGCGGCCCATCCCTACACCCGGGCACTGCTCCGATCGGTGCCGAGCGTTGACTCCTCGCTCGACGAGATGCGCCCCATCGAGGGGGAGGCCCCCGACCCGGTGAACGTCCCGTCGGGATGTTCGTACCATCCCAGGTGTCCGCTCGCGGACGACCACTGCGTCCAGAACGACCCACCCTTCGGCGACGTTGGGGCCGACCACGAGGCGGCGTGCTTCTATCCGACGGAGTCGCGTGAATCCATCGAGTACAGCCTGCTCACCGACGTAGAGGGGGTGCAAAATCCGTGA
- a CDS encoding ABC transporter ATP-binding protein, with protein MSRKPLVSLDDVEVHFQTDSILDRVFKHEQSVVKAVDGVSLDIYEEDVVALVGESGCGKTTLGKTAIGLQRPTGGAVKYRGQDVWQAKDGADPDIEYEEIRRSLQIIHQDPGSSLNSNRTVLSCLSDPLKRWQPDMAADEREYHIHRLLERVGMKPAEDYAGRFPHQLSGGEKQRVVLIRSMLMEPDLILADEAVSALDVSLRVEMMDLMLELQDIVQTSFLFIAHDLSNARYLAAKADGRIGIMYLGKLVEIGPADEVLANPQHPYTKVLMWATPPLDPELARKAQRTNPPVREIDIPDPKNPPSGCRFHNRCPEAREACKRQTPTLIATDEATQAACFRLDEHHEYWQSAPLDSESASEFEALDDADGTAVGGDD; from the coding sequence GTGAGTCGGAAGCCACTCGTCTCCCTCGACGACGTCGAGGTTCACTTCCAGACCGACAGCATTCTGGACCGGGTATTCAAACACGAGCAGTCAGTCGTGAAGGCAGTCGACGGCGTCTCCCTCGACATTTACGAGGAGGACGTGGTCGCGCTCGTCGGCGAATCCGGCTGTGGGAAAACCACGCTCGGGAAGACGGCGATTGGCCTTCAGCGCCCGACCGGCGGGGCAGTCAAATATCGCGGCCAGGACGTCTGGCAGGCCAAAGACGGAGCCGACCCAGACATCGAATACGAGGAGATTCGTCGGTCGTTGCAAATCATCCACCAGGACCCCGGGAGTTCGCTGAACTCGAATCGCACCGTCCTCTCCTGTTTGTCGGACCCACTCAAACGGTGGCAACCCGACATGGCCGCGGACGAACGCGAGTACCACATCCACCGCCTCTTAGAACGCGTGGGCATGAAGCCAGCAGAGGACTACGCAGGACGCTTCCCGCATCAGCTCTCGGGCGGGGAGAAACAGCGCGTCGTGCTCATCCGTTCCATGCTGATGGAACCGGACCTCATCCTCGCAGACGAGGCCGTCTCCGCGCTCGACGTGAGTCTTCGCGTCGAGATGATGGACCTCATGCTCGAACTGCAAGACATCGTGCAAACGTCGTTCCTGTTCATCGCCCACGACCTCTCGAACGCACGGTATCTGGCGGCGAAAGCAGACGGGCGTATCGGCATCATGTATCTCGGTAAACTCGTCGAGATTGGCCCGGCAGACGAGGTGCTCGCGAACCCACAGCACCCCTACACGAAGGTGCTCATGTGGGCGACGCCGCCGCTCGACCCCGAACTAGCGCGGAAGGCCCAGCGCACGAACCCACCGGTCAGAGAAATCGATATCCCGGACCCGAAGAATCCGCCGAGTGGCTGTCGGTTCCACAACCGCTGTCCGGAAGCCAGAGAGGCCTGTAAACGGCAGACACCGACGCTCATCGCGACCGACGAAGCGACGCAGGCGGCGTGTTTCAGACTCGACGAACACCACGAGTACTGGCAAAGCGCGCCACTCGACAGCGAGTCCGCGTCGGAGTTCGAGGCACTCGACGACGCGGACGGGACGGCCGTCGGCGGCGACGACTGA
- a CDS encoding ABC transporter ATP-binding protein, with protein sequence MAARSREELLVAEREEVDWPMLRLFREYGRRFPVPMGVALASNLVSPVLVLVPAYLLKVAIDSLFTQEAPFALPLVPDVWLPTTTADQLVLLFGLLVATYGLRAMLTWTGSWGWALFAENVQHALRTDVYDNIQYLGLEFYADKQTGELMAILASDVNRLEGFLNGWVGRIMNIVVQVVAIAIVMTAINWELALVALFPAPILLVVSYKFIEKVRPKYRDARETFGELASRLENNVSGIEVVKSFTTEPFESERVRESSANHRDARWNARRWGVRFGPTLTFINGFGFASVLLVGGWWLLIGPPLVFSGAVTVGVIVMFLDYTRQIQAPMSEAGVLLNNFERVKASAERVYVLRDYPSHIEERADAMELAGVSGGVTYKDVTFTYPDGEQALTDVSFAVKPGEMVGLVGPTGSGKSTVMKLLLRFYDVDTGAIRVDGHDVRDVSLTSLRRSIGYVSQEPFLFPGTIRENLAYGMAATDAEIVAAAKRANAHEFISKLEDGYETEVGQRGANLSGGQRQRIAIARVILKDPEIIVLDEATSHVDNETELLIQNSLAELIADKTTFSIAHRLSTVRRADRILVLEDGQIVERGSHEHLLAADGLYANLWRVQVGELESLPDAFLEAAQKRDAR encoded by the coding sequence ATGGCGGCTAGAAGCAGAGAGGAGTTGCTCGTCGCGGAGCGCGAGGAGGTTGATTGGCCGATGCTTCGGTTGTTCCGGGAGTACGGGCGGCGATTTCCCGTCCCCATGGGCGTCGCCCTCGCTTCGAACCTCGTCTCTCCTGTGCTGGTGCTCGTGCCCGCTTACCTGCTCAAGGTGGCCATCGACTCGCTGTTCACGCAGGAAGCGCCGTTCGCCCTCCCGCTCGTTCCTGATGTGTGGCTGCCAACGACCACGGCCGACCAGCTCGTGTTGTTGTTCGGCCTGCTGGTCGCAACGTACGGCCTTCGCGCCATGCTCACGTGGACGGGCAGTTGGGGCTGGGCGCTGTTCGCAGAAAACGTCCAGCACGCGCTTCGGACGGACGTATATGACAACATCCAGTACCTCGGGCTCGAATTCTACGCCGACAAACAGACCGGCGAACTCATGGCCATTCTCGCGAGCGACGTGAATCGCCTCGAAGGGTTCCTGAACGGCTGGGTCGGGCGCATCATGAACATCGTCGTGCAGGTGGTGGCCATCGCCATCGTCATGACGGCTATCAACTGGGAACTCGCGCTCGTCGCGCTGTTTCCCGCGCCCATCCTCCTCGTGGTAAGTTACAAGTTCATCGAGAAGGTGCGCCCGAAGTACCGAGACGCCCGCGAGACGTTCGGCGAACTCGCCTCTCGGCTAGAGAACAACGTGAGTGGCATCGAGGTGGTGAAATCGTTCACGACCGAACCGTTCGAGTCAGAACGCGTTCGAGAATCGTCGGCGAATCACCGCGACGCCCGCTGGAACGCGCGGCGCTGGGGAGTGCGCTTTGGCCCGACGCTCACCTTCATCAACGGGTTTGGCTTCGCCTCCGTCCTCCTCGTCGGTGGCTGGTGGCTCCTCATCGGCCCGCCGCTGGTGTTCTCCGGGGCGGTCACCGTCGGCGTCATCGTCATGTTCTTAGACTACACGCGCCAGATTCAGGCGCCCATGTCCGAGGCGGGCGTGTTGCTCAACAACTTCGAGCGAGTGAAAGCCTCTGCAGAACGCGTCTACGTCCTCCGAGACTACCCCTCGCACATCGAAGAACGCGCCGACGCGATGGAGCTGGCGGGCGTCTCCGGCGGCGTGACCTACAAGGACGTGACCTTCACCTACCCCGACGGCGAGCAGGCACTGACGGACGTGTCGTTCGCCGTGAAACCCGGTGAAATGGTCGGCCTCGTCGGCCCGACCGGTTCGGGTAAATCGACGGTGATGAAACTCCTGTTGCGCTTTTACGACGTGGACACGGGGGCAATTCGTGTGGACGGCCACGACGTGCGCGACGTCTCGCTCACCAGCCTGCGTCGCTCCATCGGCTATGTCAGTCAAGAACCGTTCCTGTTTCCGGGGACGATTCGCGAAAATTTGGCCTACGGGATGGCCGCCACAGACGCGGAAATCGTCGCCGCGGCGAAGCGAGCGAACGCACATGAATTCATCAGCAAACTCGAAGACGGGTACGAAACGGAAGTCGGCCAGCGCGGGGCGAATCTCTCCGGGGGCCAGCGCCAGCGCATCGCCATCGCCCGCGTTATCCTGAAAGACCCCGAAATCATCGTCCTCGACGAGGCGACGAGCCACGTAGACAACGAGACGGAACTGCTGATTCAAAACAGCCTCGCCGAACTCATCGCAGACAAAACGACGTTCTCGATTGCCCATCGCCTCTCGACGGTTCGCCGGGCGGATCGCATCCTCGTCCTCGAAGATGGACAAATCGTCGAACGCGGCAGCCACGAACACCTGCTCGCCGCGGACGGCCTCTACGCGAACCTCTGGCGGGTGCAGGTGGGCGAGCTCGAGTCGTTGCCCGACGCGTTTCTGGAGGCCGCCCAGAAGCGAGACGCTCGCTGA